One Rosa chinensis cultivar Old Blush chromosome 3, RchiOBHm-V2, whole genome shotgun sequence DNA window includes the following coding sequences:
- the LOC112193032 gene encoding WD repeat-containing protein 55 isoform X1 encodes MEINLGKLAFDLDFHPSEQLVTTGLIDGDLHLYRYSSGSVPERVLEVHAHSESCRAARFVNGGSAILTGSPDHTILATDVETGSAIARLENAHEDAINRLINLTASTIASGDDAGCIKVWDTRQRSCCNSFQAHEDYISDMTFSADSMKLLGTSGDGTLSVCNLRRNKVQDKSEFSEDELLSVVIMKNGQKVICSSQTGNILLYSWGCFKDCSDRFIDLSPNSVDALLKLDEDRLIAGSETGLISLVGILPNRIIQPIAEHSEYPVERLAFSHDKKFLGSIAHDQMLKEVSSSFMHSLLITVSCSCGIWMIYCKALEILQGLKQLWWTVIVMRWIQILILQSLEKEQREKMQAKIMLWVHTTFLPIYRWMVDYKFPLTLTDDVPEDHKLPLSITYC; translated from the exons ATGGAAATAAACTTGGGGAAATTGGCGTTTGACCTCGACTTTCATCCATCGGAGCAATTAGTGACTACAGGTCTCATCGATGGCGACCTTCACTTGTACCGATATTCATCTGGTTCAGTACCTGAAag GGTTTTGGAAGTTCATGCACATAGCGAATCTTGCAGAGCTGCTCGGTTCGTCAACGGTGGCAGTG CCATTTTGACGGGGTCTCCAGACCACACAATTCTTGCGACGGATGTGGAAACTGGCTCTGCTATCGCTCGCCTCGAAAATGCTCatga GGATGCAATCAATAGACTTATAAACTTGACCGCATCTACCATTGCCTCTGGAGATGATGCAGGCTGTATTAAG GTCTGGGATACCAGACAGCGATCTTGCTGCAATTCCTTTCAAGCTCATGAGGACTACATCTCCGATATGACCTTTTCAGCTGATTCCATGAAACTCTTGGGAACTAG TGGGGATGGAACTCTGTCTGTTTGCAATCTTCGAAGAAATAAG GTCCAAGATAAATCTGAGTTTTCCGAAGACGAGCTACTGTCTGTTGTTATCATGAAG AATGGTCAGAAAGTTATTTGCAGCTCACAAActgggaatatattgttgtattCATGGGGTTGTTTCAAGGATTGCAG TGATCGTTTTATTGATCTCTCTCCAAATTCTGTTGATGCTTTGTTGAAG CTTGATGAAGATAGACTTATCGCTGGATCTGAGACCGGACTTATCAG CCTAGTAGGCATATTACCAAACAGAATCATCCAACCAATTGCAGAGCACTCAGAGTATCCGGTAGAGCGTCTTG CTTTTTCTCATGATAAGAAGTTCCTGGGCAGTATAGCACATGATCAGATGTTGAAG GAGGTATCTAGCAGTTTTATGCATTCTCTCCTGATTACTGTTTCTTGTAGCTGTGGGATATGGATGATATATTGCAAGGCTCTGGAAATACTTCAAGGACTCAAGCAACTGTGGTGGACAGTGATAGTGATGAGATGGATACAGATATTAATACTCCAAAGTCTAGAAAAG gaacaaagagaaaaaatgCAAGCAAAGATCATGTTATGGGTTCACACAACTTTTTTGCCGATTTATAGATGGATGGTTGATTACAAGTTCCCTCTAACTTTGACAGACGATGTCCCTGAAGACCATAAGCTACCCTTGTCAATCACATACTGCTAG
- the LOC112193032 gene encoding WD repeat-containing protein 55 isoform X2, which translates to MEINLGKLAFDLDFHPSEQLVTTGLIDGDLHLYRYSSGSVPERVLEVHAHSESCRAARFVNGGSAILTGSPDHTILATDVETGSAIARLENAHEDAINRLINLTASTIASGDDAGCIKVWDTRQRSCCNSFQAHEDYISDMTFSADSMKLLGTSGDGTLSVCNLRRNKVQDKSEFSEDELLSVVIMKNGQKVICSSQTGNILLYSWGCFKDCSDRFIDLSPNSVDALLKLDEDRLIAGSETGLISLVGILPNRIIQPIAEHSEYPVERLAFSHDKKFLGSIAHDQMLKLWDMDDILQGSGNTSRTQATVVDSDSDEMDTDINTPKSRKGTKRKNASKDHVMGSHNFFADL; encoded by the exons ATGGAAATAAACTTGGGGAAATTGGCGTTTGACCTCGACTTTCATCCATCGGAGCAATTAGTGACTACAGGTCTCATCGATGGCGACCTTCACTTGTACCGATATTCATCTGGTTCAGTACCTGAAag GGTTTTGGAAGTTCATGCACATAGCGAATCTTGCAGAGCTGCTCGGTTCGTCAACGGTGGCAGTG CCATTTTGACGGGGTCTCCAGACCACACAATTCTTGCGACGGATGTGGAAACTGGCTCTGCTATCGCTCGCCTCGAAAATGCTCatga GGATGCAATCAATAGACTTATAAACTTGACCGCATCTACCATTGCCTCTGGAGATGATGCAGGCTGTATTAAG GTCTGGGATACCAGACAGCGATCTTGCTGCAATTCCTTTCAAGCTCATGAGGACTACATCTCCGATATGACCTTTTCAGCTGATTCCATGAAACTCTTGGGAACTAG TGGGGATGGAACTCTGTCTGTTTGCAATCTTCGAAGAAATAAG GTCCAAGATAAATCTGAGTTTTCCGAAGACGAGCTACTGTCTGTTGTTATCATGAAG AATGGTCAGAAAGTTATTTGCAGCTCACAAActgggaatatattgttgtattCATGGGGTTGTTTCAAGGATTGCAG TGATCGTTTTATTGATCTCTCTCCAAATTCTGTTGATGCTTTGTTGAAG CTTGATGAAGATAGACTTATCGCTGGATCTGAGACCGGACTTATCAG CCTAGTAGGCATATTACCAAACAGAATCATCCAACCAATTGCAGAGCACTCAGAGTATCCGGTAGAGCGTCTTG CTTTTTCTCATGATAAGAAGTTCCTGGGCAGTATAGCACATGATCAGATGTTGAAG CTGTGGGATATGGATGATATATTGCAAGGCTCTGGAAATACTTCAAGGACTCAAGCAACTGTGGTGGACAGTGATAGTGATGAGATGGATACAGATATTAATACTCCAAAGTCTAGAAAAG gaacaaagagaaaaaatgCAAGCAAAGATCATGTTATGGGTTCACACAACTTTTTTGCCGATTTATAG